The following are encoded together in the Chlorocebus sabaeus isolate Y175 chromosome 20, mChlSab1.0.hap1, whole genome shotgun sequence genome:
- the KTI12 gene encoding protein KTI12 homolog: MPLVVFCGLPYSGKSRRAEELRMVLAAEGRAVYVVDDAAVLGAEDPTVYGDSAREKALRGALRASVERRLSRHDVVILDSLNYIKGFRYELYCLARAARTQLCLVYCLRPGGPSAGPQVAGANENPGRNVSVSWRPHAEEDGRPQAAGSSVLRELHTAGSVVNGSVQADVPKELEREESGTAESPALVTPESEKSAKHVSGSFYSPELLEALTLRFEAPDSRNRWDRPLFTLVGLEEPLPVAGIRSALFENRAPPPHQSTQSQPLASGSFLHQLDQVTSQVLAGLMEAQKTAVPGDLLTLPGTTEHLRFTRPLTMAELSRLRRQFISYTKMHPNNENLPQLANMFLQYLSQSLH, encoded by the coding sequence ATGCCGCTCGTGGTGTTTTGTGGGCTGCCGTACAGCGGCAAGAGCCGACGAGCTGAAGAGTTGCGCATGGTGCTGGCTGCTGAGGGCCGCGCGGTGTACGTGGTGGATGACGCAGCTGTCCTGGGCGCAGAAGACCCAACCGTGTATGGCGATTCTGCCCGTGAGAAGGCATTGCGTGGAGCTCTGCGAGCCTCCGTGGAACGGCGCCTGAGTCGCCACGACGTGGTCATCCTGGACTCGCTTAACTACATCAAAGGTTTCCGTTACGAGCTCTACTGCCTGGCACGGGCGGCGCGCACCCAGCTCTGCCTGGTCTACTGCCTACGGCCCGGCGGCCCGAGCGCGGGACCTCAGGTGGCGGGCGCTAACGAGAACCCGGGCCGGAACGTCAGTGTGAGTTGGCGGCCACACGCTGAGGAGGACGGGAGACCCCAGGCGGCGGGCAGCAGCGTCCTCAGGGAACTGCATACTGCGGGCTCTGTAGTAAATGGAAGTGTCCAGGCCGACGTACCCAAGGAACTGGAGCGAGAAGAATCCGGGACTGCAGAGTCTCCAGCTCTCGTGACTCCGGAATCGGAGAAATCTGCAAAGCATGTGTCCGGTTCCTTTTACTCTCCAGAACTCCTGGAGGCCCTAACGCTGCGCTTTGAGGCTCCCGATTCTCGGAATCGCTGGGACCGGCCTTTATTCACTTTGGTGGGCCTAGAGGAGCCGTTGCCCGTGGCGGGGATCCGCTCTGCCCTGTTTGAGAACCGAGCCCCACCACCCCATCAGTCTACGCAGTCCCAGCCGCTCGCCTCCGGCAGCTTTCTGCACCAGTTGGACCAGGTCACAAGTCAAGTACTGGCCGGATTGATGGAAGCGCAGAAGACCGCTGTCCCCGGGGACTTGCTCACGCTTCCTGGTACCACAGAGCACTTGAGGTTTACCCGGCCCTTGACCATGGCAGAACTGAGTCGCCTTCGTCGCCAGTTTATTTCGTACACTAAAATGCATCCCAACAATGAGAACTTGCCCCAACTGGCCAACATGTTTCTTCAGTATCTGAGCCAGAGCCTGCACTAA